One Streptomyces lincolnensis genomic region harbors:
- a CDS encoding alpha/beta hydrolase, which produces MTDTLHHDVRGSGPVLLVMPGGAGHPMGFAPMTEVLADHFTVVTYDPLGLAHGRLGLPVDDQRVRDWSEGARQVLARTLPAGEAAYVLGTSSGGIAALDLLARHPERLRHVVAHEPPCVAPLPDGPRERAEALFRKVHERYRTAGLPAAAALLGAGLAGREVGDQDGPVGQPLTREEELNNPMALFLAHVLVPFTAYAPDLSALAPGRLTLAAGTDSRGGLLHRTAEYLAERTGSPFVEFPGGHVGVAEHPADFAERLVKTLPG; this is translated from the coding sequence GTGACCGACACGCTCCACCACGACGTGCGGGGCAGCGGTCCCGTGCTGCTGGTCATGCCCGGCGGCGCCGGCCACCCCATGGGCTTCGCACCGATGACGGAGGTGCTCGCCGACCACTTCACCGTGGTCACGTACGACCCGCTCGGCCTCGCCCACGGCCGTCTCGGACTCCCGGTGGACGACCAGCGGGTGCGGGACTGGAGCGAGGGGGCCCGCCAGGTGCTCGCTCGGACACTGCCCGCGGGCGAGGCGGCGTACGTCCTCGGCACCAGCTCGGGCGGCATCGCCGCGCTCGACCTGCTGGCCCGCCACCCGGAGCGGCTGCGGCACGTCGTCGCGCACGAGCCGCCGTGCGTGGCGCCGCTGCCGGACGGGCCCCGGGAGCGGGCCGAAGCCCTGTTCCGGAAGGTGCACGAGCGCTACCGGACGGCGGGGCTCCCGGCAGCGGCAGCCCTGCTCGGCGCCGGACTCGCGGGGCGGGAGGTCGGGGACCAGGACGGGCCGGTGGGCCAACCCCTCACCCGGGAGGAGGAGTTGAACAATCCCATGGCCCTCTTCCTGGCCCACGTCCTGGTGCCCTTCACCGCCTACGCGCCGGACCTGTCGGCCCTCGCCCCGGGCCGCCTCACGCTCGCCGCCGGAACCGACTCCCGTGGCGGACTGCTGCACCGTACGGCCGAGTACCTCGCGGAGCGGACCGGCAGCCCGTTCGTGGAGTTCCCCGGCGGGCACGTCGGTGTGGCCGAGCATCCGGCCGACTTCGCGGAGCGGCTGGTGAAGACGCTGCCCGGCTGA
- a CDS encoding TetR/AcrR family transcriptional regulator — protein sequence MPRAGLSADRVVAAAADLADEVGFDGVTLSALARHFGVKDASLYSHVRNLGDLRTRMALLAGEEMIDRIAVAVAGRSGKDALVAFAGAYREYALAHPGRYAATQIRVDQSLVADSPALRRTAEITYGMLRAYGLDEPDLTDAVRLLRAAFHGYCALEAGGGFGAPRDVQDSWDRAVDALHIALENWPRKEKKQ from the coding sequence ATGCCCAGAGCCGGTCTCAGCGCGGACCGTGTCGTGGCCGCCGCGGCCGACCTCGCCGACGAGGTGGGCTTCGACGGTGTCACACTGTCCGCGCTCGCCCGGCACTTCGGGGTGAAGGACGCGAGTCTGTACTCGCACGTCAGGAATCTCGGGGATCTGCGGACCCGGATGGCGTTGCTGGCCGGTGAGGAGATGATCGACCGGATCGCGGTGGCCGTGGCGGGACGGTCCGGGAAGGACGCGCTGGTGGCGTTCGCGGGGGCCTACCGGGAGTACGCGCTCGCCCACCCGGGGCGCTACGCCGCCACCCAGATCCGGGTCGACCAGTCCCTGGTCGCCGACTCCCCCGCGCTGCGCCGCACCGCCGAGATCACCTACGGCATGCTCCGCGCGTACGGCCTGGACGAGCCCGATCTCACCGACGCCGTACGCCTGTTGCGGGCCGCCTTCCACGGCTACTGCGCCCTGGAGGCCGGCGGCGGCTTCGGCGCCCCGCGGGACGTACAGGACTCGTGGGACAGGGCGGTCGACGCCCTGCACATCGCTCTGGAGAACTGGCCGCGCAAGGAGAAGAAGCAGTGA
- a CDS encoding jacalin-like lectin yields MRRLLGALTAAALAVTGLAATGATPAAAATTGTFNVLTYNVAGLPEGLSSGSPAKNTPLISPRLGAYDIVNVQEDFNYHAALYAGDDHPYRTATSGGVPFGDGLNTLSDLPFEDFERVKWNACTGTNCLTPKGFSLARVRLAEGVFVDLYNVHTNADSTDDALAARRANITQLSEFIRANSAGNAVIVMGDTNTRYTRSGDNIRTLADDNQLTDAWVQLAKGGVRPAQGADALVCPTTAPPNDCEVVDKVLYRGSKLLSLSATRYNNDWASFLDSAGANLSDHFPHAVDFSYTLSPSLKASDFFGGPHGTAFNDADDLPASPSPRTLTLRGSSRLDAVSLTLDGGTTLSHGGTGGTASSLTLGSGEHLTSVKLTQGQKDGRTRIFSAAFTTDKGRTLSSGTPATATQTFTAPPGWQITGFTGRSGTEIDKLGVVYAPIG; encoded by the coding sequence ATGAGACGACTCCTCGGCGCCCTCACCGCCGCCGCCCTGGCCGTCACCGGCCTCGCCGCCACCGGCGCGACGCCCGCAGCGGCCGCCACGACCGGCACCTTCAACGTGCTGACGTACAACGTCGCGGGCCTCCCGGAGGGCCTGAGTTCGGGCAGCCCGGCGAAGAACACGCCGCTGATCTCCCCCCGGCTCGGGGCGTACGACATCGTGAACGTCCAGGAGGACTTCAACTACCACGCGGCCCTGTACGCCGGGGACGACCACCCGTACCGCACCGCGACCAGCGGCGGGGTGCCCTTCGGTGACGGTCTCAACACCCTCTCGGACCTTCCCTTCGAGGACTTCGAGCGGGTGAAGTGGAACGCCTGCACCGGCACCAACTGCCTGACCCCGAAGGGCTTCTCACTGGCCCGGGTGCGGCTGGCCGAGGGGGTCTTCGTGGACCTCTACAACGTGCACACCAACGCCGACTCCACGGACGACGCGCTGGCCGCCCGCCGCGCCAACATCACCCAGCTGTCGGAGTTCATCCGCGCCAACTCCGCCGGCAACGCGGTGATCGTCATGGGCGACACCAACACGCGGTACACCCGCAGCGGCGACAACATCCGCACTCTCGCCGACGACAACCAACTCACGGACGCGTGGGTGCAGTTGGCCAAGGGCGGTGTCCGGCCGGCGCAGGGCGCGGACGCGCTGGTGTGCCCGACGACGGCACCCCCGAACGACTGCGAGGTCGTGGACAAGGTCCTCTACCGCGGCAGCAAGCTGCTGTCGCTGTCGGCCACCCGCTACAACAACGACTGGGCGTCCTTCCTCGACTCCGCCGGCGCCAACCTGTCCGACCACTTCCCGCACGCGGTCGACTTCTCCTACACCCTCAGCCCGTCCCTGAAGGCGAGCGACTTCTTCGGCGGCCCGCACGGCACGGCCTTCAACGACGCGGACGACCTCCCGGCCTCGCCCTCCCCGCGCACCCTCACCCTGCGCGGCAGCTCCCGCCTGGACGCGGTCTCCCTCACCCTCGACGGCGGCACCACCCTCTCCCACGGCGGCACGGGCGGCACCGCGTCCTCCCTCACCCTCGGCTCCGGCGAGCACCTCACCTCGGTCAAGCTGACCCAGGGCCAGAAGGACGGCCGCACCAGGATCTTCTCCGCCGCCTTCACCACCGACAAGGGCCGCACCCTCTCCTCCGGCACCCCCGCCACGGCCACGCAGACGTTCACCGCCCCTCCGGGCTGGCAGATCACCGGCTTCACGGGCCGCTCGGGCACCGAGATCGACAAGCTGGGGGTGGTGTACGCGCCGATCGGCTGA
- a CDS encoding PHP domain-containing protein codes for MGHGHHHHRHEHGHGHTHGPEEATALPAAFDTTVPDEALTPEQRSRRSLLRRAGLLGAGLAAGGVLGQATPAAATGGRRTHGFLWLAGDHHIHTQYSSDGKYRVVDQVRQGAKHGMDWLVITDHGSATHAKIGVEKVNPDIKEARTAYEDTLVFQGLEWNIPGAEHGTVFVHPGRNEVSVLKQFETDYDGSVKGASDSTPANEALAVAGLAFLGDQVRRRKVKDALMLANHPARRGVDSPHEIRAWRDATAASGRQIAVGFEGAPGHQAAGLPAPLGMARARGIYDNNPSANSFAGYPLESYRTWGGFDWMTATVGGLWDSLLAEGKPWWITANSDSHNVYADTAVRGPGGDFNANGRYEDPVYGGKIDITQGDYWPGQYSRTHVGADGFSYAAVMDGIRAGRVWVDHGQLVSGLDVRVLGGGRWATLGGALHVRKGTNVTLTVDVALAGGPNWAGFTPELARVDVIQGDVTGPVGDKDTFTAPTAKVVKSYEIDKPSGTVRLTYQLGRVDRPLYVRLRGTDGNRSGVGPMGAAVDPAGPAIDVVGDADPWRDLWFYSNPVWVLPS; via the coding sequence ATGGGGCACGGACATCACCACCACAGACATGAGCACGGGCACGGGCACACGCACGGGCCCGAGGAGGCCACGGCCCTGCCCGCCGCCTTCGACACCACCGTGCCCGACGAGGCGCTGACCCCCGAACAGCGGTCGCGCCGCTCGCTGCTGCGCCGGGCGGGCCTGCTGGGCGCGGGCCTCGCGGCCGGCGGCGTCCTCGGCCAGGCGACCCCCGCCGCGGCCACCGGCGGCCGCCGTACCCACGGCTTCCTGTGGCTGGCCGGCGACCACCACATCCACACGCAGTACAGCAGCGACGGCAAGTACCGCGTCGTCGACCAGGTCCGCCAGGGCGCCAAGCACGGCATGGACTGGCTGGTCATCACCGACCACGGCAGCGCCACCCACGCCAAGATCGGTGTGGAGAAGGTCAACCCGGACATCAAGGAGGCCCGGACCGCCTACGAGGACACTCTCGTCTTCCAGGGCCTGGAGTGGAACATCCCGGGCGCCGAGCACGGCACCGTCTTCGTGCACCCCGGCAGGAACGAGGTCTCCGTCCTCAAGCAGTTCGAGACCGACTACGACGGCAGCGTCAAGGGCGCCTCCGACTCCACGCCCGCCAACGAGGCCCTCGCCGTCGCGGGCCTGGCCTTCCTCGGCGACCAGGTCCGGCGCCGCAAGGTCAAGGACGCGCTGATGCTCGCCAACCACCCCGCGCGGCGCGGTGTCGACTCCCCGCACGAGATCCGCGCCTGGCGCGACGCGACCGCCGCTTCGGGCCGCCAGATAGCCGTCGGCTTCGAGGGAGCCCCCGGCCACCAGGCCGCCGGCCTGCCCGCCCCCCTCGGCATGGCCCGCGCCCGCGGCATCTACGACAACAACCCCAGCGCCAACTCCTTCGCCGGCTACCCGCTGGAGAGCTACCGCACCTGGGGCGGCTTCGACTGGATGACCGCCACCGTCGGCGGCCTGTGGGACAGCCTCCTCGCCGAGGGCAAGCCCTGGTGGATCACCGCCAACAGCGACAGCCACAACGTGTACGCCGACACCGCCGTACGCGGACCGGGCGGCGACTTCAACGCCAACGGCCGGTACGAGGACCCGGTCTACGGCGGCAAGATCGACATCACCCAGGGCGACTACTGGCCCGGCCAGTACAGCCGCACCCACGTCGGCGCCGACGGCTTCTCCTACGCCGCCGTCATGGACGGCATCCGCGCCGGCCGCGTCTGGGTCGACCACGGCCAGCTCGTCAGCGGCCTCGACGTCCGCGTCTTGGGCGGCGGCCGCTGGGCCACGCTCGGCGGCGCCCTGCACGTCAGGAAGGGCACGAACGTCACGCTGACCGTCGACGTGGCCCTCGCGGGTGGGCCCAACTGGGCCGGGTTCACACCCGAGTTGGCCCGCGTGGACGTCATCCAGGGTGACGTCACCGGCCCGGTCGGGGACAAGGACACGTTCACCGCGCCGACGGCGAAGGTCGTGAAGTCGTACGAGATCGACAAGCCGAGCGGCACGGTCCGGCTGACGTACCAACTCGGGCGCGTGGACCGGCCGTTGTACGTCCGTCTGCGCGGTACCGACGGCAACCGGTCCGGTGTCGGCCCGATGGGCGCGGCCGTCGACCCGGCGGGACCGGCCATCGACGTCGTCGGTGACGCGGACCCCTGGCGCGACCTGTGGTTCTACTCCAACCCCGTGTGGGTCCTGCCCTCGTGA
- a CDS encoding MFS transporter, producing MSYEARRDKDTSGGRTSRAPSPPGEARPLWRQRSFAVFWAAQTLSVLGDSFALIALPLLVLEATGSLARMGLLTAVGGAAAVVAAVFAGAVVDRVDRRRLLIGCDLVRMMLYGVIPVVWLFGPQVWLLYAVLPLCEAVGMLFAVGYVTVVRSLVGTRQLTEANGRLNATAAAAGVLGPLCAGLVAAWTGPATAVGVDAASFGVSALCMLYVRFRARPAEAPERAGLWRDLRTGVDFLRGHPVLRSLTVLLFFFSFLTLGLNDLLIYHLKHDLGHDDGTVGTVMAVGALGTITGALLVARLRRRLGFGWTWTGSVAVSGLAFAGLGWARDVPVLAALGAAFLACVAVAGTCSMSLRQEVTPEPLLGRVTSAFWTLQYAAAPLGAALLTWAADHRGTAPVGLVAGGCCVLIAVAGLFTPIRRSGRG from the coding sequence ATGTCGTACGAGGCGCGGCGGGACAAGGACACGAGCGGCGGCCGCACGTCACGGGCACCGTCACCGCCGGGCGAGGCGCGCCCGCTGTGGCGGCAACGGAGCTTCGCCGTCTTCTGGGCCGCGCAGACCCTCTCCGTCCTCGGTGACTCCTTCGCGCTGATCGCCCTGCCCCTGCTGGTCCTTGAGGCCACCGGCTCGCTCGCGCGGATGGGCCTGCTGACGGCGGTGGGCGGGGCCGCCGCGGTCGTGGCGGCCGTGTTCGCGGGGGCGGTGGTGGACCGCGTCGACCGGCGCAGGCTGCTGATCGGCTGCGACCTCGTACGGATGATGCTCTACGGGGTGATCCCGGTGGTGTGGCTGTTCGGGCCGCAGGTGTGGCTGCTGTACGCGGTCCTGCCGCTCTGCGAGGCCGTCGGGATGCTGTTCGCGGTCGGCTACGTCACTGTCGTGCGCTCACTCGTCGGCACCCGCCAACTCACCGAGGCCAACGGCAGGTTGAACGCGACCGCCGCCGCGGCGGGCGTCCTGGGCCCGCTGTGCGCCGGGCTGGTGGCGGCCTGGACCGGACCGGCGACCGCCGTGGGCGTCGACGCGGCCAGCTTCGGGGTGTCGGCGCTGTGCATGCTCTACGTCCGGTTCCGGGCCCGGCCCGCCGAGGCACCCGAACGCGCCGGTCTCTGGCGGGACCTGCGCACCGGCGTCGACTTCCTGCGCGGCCACCCGGTGCTGCGCTCGCTGACCGTCCTGCTGTTCTTCTTCAGCTTCCTCACCCTCGGCCTCAACGACCTGCTCATCTACCACCTCAAGCACGACCTCGGCCACGACGACGGCACGGTCGGCACCGTCATGGCCGTCGGCGCCCTCGGCACCATCACCGGCGCGCTGCTGGTGGCGCGGCTGCGCCGCCGGCTCGGTTTCGGGTGGACCTGGACCGGGAGCGTCGCGGTGTCCGGGCTCGCGTTCGCCGGCCTGGGCTGGGCCCGGGACGTGCCCGTCCTCGCGGCCCTCGGCGCGGCCTTCCTCGCCTGCGTCGCCGTGGCGGGCACCTGCTCCATGTCCCTGCGTCAGGAAGTGACCCCGGAACCCCTGCTCGGCCGGGTCACCTCCGCCTTCTGGACCCTCCAGTACGCCGCCGCCCCGCTCGGCGCCGCCCTCCTCACCTGGGCCGCCGACCACCGGGGCACCGCCCCGGTCGGCCTGGTCGCCGGAGGCTGCTGCGTCCTCATCGCGGTGGCCGGGCTGTTCACACCGATACGACGGTCGGGTCGGGGCTGA
- a CDS encoding MFS transporter, producing MTTAASGLRPRLAVGLVFVVLGATQGGWMARIPAIRDQVGLSTTEWGLLSSSSAAGDLVAIVLITVLIGRVSTRLLALAGATVVLLNAPVLAGASAVPALVVGLTVWGVGATFLATPVNALAVAVERQQGRPLMSGFHASYSCGVLGGGALGTLAAATGISPGVQLAMSSAVLGALLLAWAFWLPQEESPGKRRRPVGERFTPQLVLLAVIAFFASFVEGAASQWSSVFTADHLGEGAALGAATYTAFSVAILLARLLGDRLVARLGRGAFLRLSLLTAVLGAVLVLARPSLPLAFAGFIVLGLGIACVLPALIALAGRQPGVPAGEGVSVITIGQWPGFLTAGPAVGLLAGVASLRIALVTLIVAGAVAAVLSRWVVAEPDEVSEAAPD from the coding sequence ATGACCACCGCCGCCTCCGGATTACGTCCGCGCCTCGCGGTCGGCCTCGTCTTCGTCGTCCTGGGGGCCACACAGGGCGGCTGGATGGCCCGGATCCCCGCGATCCGGGACCAGGTCGGGCTGAGCACCACCGAGTGGGGGCTGCTGAGCAGTTCGTCGGCGGCCGGGGATCTGGTGGCGATCGTGCTGATCACGGTGCTGATCGGCCGGGTGAGCACCCGGCTGCTGGCCCTCGCCGGGGCGACGGTGGTGCTGCTCAACGCGCCGGTGCTGGCGGGGGCTTCCGCGGTGCCGGCGCTGGTGGTGGGCCTCACGGTGTGGGGCGTGGGGGCGACCTTCCTGGCCACGCCGGTGAACGCGCTCGCGGTCGCGGTGGAGCGCCAGCAGGGCAGGCCCCTGATGTCGGGCTTCCACGCCTCCTACAGCTGCGGGGTGCTCGGGGGCGGCGCCCTCGGCACGCTCGCGGCGGCCACCGGCATCTCCCCGGGCGTGCAGCTGGCGATGAGTAGCGCGGTACTCGGGGCGCTGCTGCTGGCGTGGGCGTTCTGGCTGCCGCAGGAGGAGAGCCCCGGCAAGCGGCGGCGGCCGGTCGGGGAGAGGTTCACTCCGCAGCTGGTGCTGCTCGCCGTCATCGCGTTCTTCGCCTCGTTCGTCGAGGGCGCGGCCTCCCAGTGGAGTTCGGTCTTCACGGCCGACCACCTGGGCGAGGGGGCGGCGCTCGGCGCGGCGACGTACACCGCCTTCTCGGTCGCGATCCTCCTCGCCCGGCTGCTGGGCGACCGTCTCGTGGCCCGCCTCGGCCGTGGTGCCTTTCTACGGCTGTCCCTGCTGACCGCGGTTCTGGGCGCCGTCCTGGTCCTCGCCCGGCCCTCGCTGCCGCTGGCCTTCGCCGGGTTCATCGTGCTGGGCCTCGGCATCGCCTGTGTGCTCCCGGCGCTGATCGCGCTGGCCGGTCGGCAGCCCGGGGTGCCGGCCGGTGAGGGCGTTTCCGTGATCACGATCGGCCAGTGGCCGGGCTTCCTGACGGCGGGCCCGGCGGTGGGCCTGCTGGCGGGCGTGGCGAGTCTGCGCATCGCGCTGGTGACGCTGATCGTGGCGGGCGCGGTCGCCGCGGTGCTGTCCAGGTGGGTGGTGGCGGAGCCCGACGAGGTCTCGGAGGCCGCGCCCGACTGA
- a CDS encoding ABC transporter permease, whose protein sequence is MNAVRIAWRITRLNFRAQLEYRAEFLLNVAIGAIWQVSVIVFATVLLARFTGMGGWDSSEVLLIPATRMLAHGLFVLLLGRMHFIGRQIQEGRIDIYLMRPMPVHRQVQLSYFPTNALGDLTVAAGLMVGALSRSELDWSAGRISYLVAAVVGGMLLEAALFTALACASLRFPAADYWSRWLEELLGTFGSYPLNVLPKAVGGFLTYALPLAFVAYLPVAVLTGHGHDTGVPYWLAASAPLVGVLTYLGSRLLWRWSLRHYTGVNG, encoded by the coding sequence GTGAACGCCGTCCGGATCGCGTGGCGCATCACGCGGCTCAACTTCCGTGCGCAGCTGGAGTATCGCGCCGAGTTCCTGCTGAATGTGGCGATCGGTGCGATCTGGCAGGTCTCGGTGATCGTGTTCGCGACCGTGCTGCTGGCCCGGTTCACCGGGATGGGCGGCTGGGACAGCTCCGAGGTCCTGCTGATCCCGGCGACGCGGATGCTCGCGCACGGCCTGTTCGTGCTGTTGCTGGGGCGGATGCACTTCATCGGCCGGCAGATCCAGGAGGGCCGCATCGACATCTACCTGATGCGTCCCATGCCGGTGCACCGCCAGGTCCAGCTGTCCTACTTCCCGACCAACGCGCTCGGTGACCTGACGGTCGCGGCGGGCCTGATGGTCGGCGCGCTCAGCCGCAGCGAGCTGGACTGGTCGGCGGGCCGGATCTCGTACCTGGTCGCGGCGGTCGTCGGCGGCATGCTGCTGGAGGCGGCCCTGTTCACGGCACTGGCCTGCGCCTCCCTGCGCTTCCCGGCCGCCGACTACTGGAGCCGCTGGCTGGAGGAACTCCTCGGCACCTTCGGCAGCTACCCGCTGAACGTCCTGCCCAAGGCCGTGGGCGGCTTCCTGACCTACGCCCTCCCCCTCGCCTTCGTGGCCTACCTCCCGGTCGCCGTCCTCACCGGCCACGGCCACGACACCGGCGTCCCGTACTGGCTGGCGGCGTCCGCGCCGCTGGTGGGCGTGCTGACCTACCTGGGGTCGCGGCTGCTGTGGCGGTGGAGCCTGCGGCACTACACCGGGGTGAACGGATGA
- a CDS encoding ABC transporter permease, with amino-acid sequence MAALSAWRVARVTPLGELNAPPRMTGVALRLLVQVVLVASLWHGLYSHTGTTAGLDESQAVTYAVLAVLASRLRELDQFAGRDTVIQHMHFGTIVYWYLRPLPPHRYYALRALGEQVYGFAWALGGYLICLAAGVVEPPRSAAVAGVFLLSLLLGQWVLHYIMLATDQWCFWALRNNSAILIIIFAQNLLSGVYAPLWFFPDWFVTMSGFLPFQATLNVPLSIYIGRIPLSDAAGQLAVQAGWVVVLALFTRFLWRRAARRVVSQGG; translated from the coding sequence ATGGCCGCCCTGTCCGCCTGGCGCGTCGCCCGCGTCACCCCGCTCGGCGAACTGAACGCCCCGCCCCGGATGACGGGCGTCGCGCTCCGCCTGCTCGTGCAGGTGGTGCTGGTGGCGTCCCTGTGGCACGGCCTGTACTCCCACACCGGCACCACCGCGGGACTCGACGAGAGCCAGGCGGTCACCTACGCCGTGCTGGCCGTCCTCGCCTCCCGGCTCAGGGAGTTGGACCAGTTCGCGGGCCGGGACACCGTGATCCAGCACATGCACTTCGGCACCATCGTCTACTGGTACCTGCGCCCGCTGCCGCCCCACCGCTACTACGCCCTGCGCGCGCTGGGCGAGCAGGTGTACGGGTTCGCGTGGGCGCTCGGCGGCTACCTGATCTGCCTCGCGGCCGGCGTGGTGGAACCGCCCCGATCCGCCGCCGTGGCGGGGGTGTTCCTGCTGAGCCTGCTGCTCGGCCAGTGGGTGCTGCACTACATCATGCTCGCCACGGACCAGTGGTGCTTCTGGGCACTGCGCAACAACTCGGCGATCCTGATCATCATCTTCGCGCAGAACCTGCTGTCCGGGGTCTACGCGCCGCTGTGGTTCTTCCCGGACTGGTTCGTGACCATGAGCGGCTTCCTGCCCTTCCAGGCGACGCTGAACGTGCCGTTGTCGATCTACATCGGACGGATCCCGCTGTCGGACGCGGCCGGGCAGCTGGCGGTCCAGGCCGGCTGGGTCGTGGTGCTCGCCCTGTTCACCCGGTTCCTGTGGCGGCGCGCCGCCCGTCGTGTCGTCTCCCAGGGAGGGTGA
- a CDS encoding ABC transporter ATP-binding protein, translating into MSGSIEVHGLSRVFHTTVRRPGVAGAIRSLVNPERVAKHAVSDVTFEVAPGELLALLGPNGAGKSTTIKVLTGILTPTSGEARVAGVVPYQERERNARNIGAVFGQRTQLWWDLPARESFAILRDIYEVPKAEHAARLKEFDELLDLSSFWDTRVRHLSLGQRVRSDLAAALLHDPQVVFLDEPTIGMDVVVKEQVREFLRHQVEQRGRTVLLTTHDMTEVERLAERVVLINHGRLVLDGSLDEIRRRFGSTWQVRATLADAHTDVVALPGIALLRQDGPQVVFGPDGPEAPTVHEALKAVIERYEVTGVAIDEADLEDVMRTAYAQAGAAA; encoded by the coding sequence GTGAGCGGAAGCATCGAGGTCCACGGTCTGTCCCGTGTCTTTCACACCACCGTCCGCCGCCCGGGAGTGGCGGGCGCCATCCGCTCCCTGGTCAATCCCGAGCGGGTCGCCAAGCACGCCGTCTCGGACGTCACCTTCGAGGTGGCCCCCGGGGAACTCCTGGCCCTGCTCGGCCCGAACGGCGCCGGCAAGTCGACCACCATCAAGGTCCTCACCGGCATCCTCACGCCCACCTCCGGCGAGGCCCGGGTGGCGGGCGTGGTGCCGTACCAGGAGCGTGAGCGCAACGCCCGTAACATCGGCGCGGTGTTCGGGCAGCGCACCCAGTTGTGGTGGGATCTGCCCGCCCGGGAGTCCTTCGCGATCCTGAGGGACATCTACGAGGTGCCGAAGGCCGAACACGCGGCCCGGCTCAAGGAGTTCGACGAGCTGCTGGACCTGTCGTCCTTCTGGGACACCCGGGTGCGGCATCTCTCCCTCGGCCAGCGGGTGCGTTCCGACCTCGCGGCGGCCCTGCTGCACGACCCGCAGGTGGTGTTCCTGGACGAGCCGACGATCGGCATGGACGTCGTCGTCAAGGAGCAGGTGCGGGAGTTCCTGCGGCACCAGGTCGAGCAGCGCGGCCGCACGGTCCTGCTGACCACGCACGACATGACGGAGGTCGAGCGGCTGGCCGAGCGGGTCGTCCTGATCAACCACGGCCGGCTCGTCCTGGACGGCAGCCTCGACGAGATCCGCCGCAGGTTCGGATCCACCTGGCAGGTGCGGGCCACCCTCGCCGACGCGCACACCGACGTCGTGGCGCTGCCGGGCATCGCGCTGCTGCGGCAGGACGGGCCGCAGGTCGTGTTCGGCCCCGACGGGCCCGAAGCACCCACCGTGCACGAGGCGTTGAAGGCGGTCATCGAACGGTACGAGGTGACGGGCGTCGCCATCGACGAGGCCGACCTGGAGGACGTGATGCGGACCGCCTACGCCCAGGCCGGGGCCGCCGCGTGA